The following proteins come from a genomic window of Paenibacillus spongiae:
- a CDS encoding VOC family protein, producing MKPRITVLTLGVDDLERSLAFYRDGLGLPTEGIVGTEFEHGAVAFFDLQHGVKLAIWNRKDLAHETKVPLGATSSTEITIGHNVSSKDEVDRVMELARIAGGTITDPAHDAFWGGYSGHFMDPDGHLWEVVWNPAWAIEE from the coding sequence ATGAAGCCGCGAATAACCGTCCTTACTCTGGGCGTGGATGATTTGGAGAGATCGTTGGCCTTTTATCGAGATGGACTGGGGCTGCCGACGGAAGGGATCGTTGGCACGGAATTCGAGCACGGTGCGGTCGCCTTCTTCGACTTGCAGCACGGCGTGAAGCTGGCCATCTGGAATCGCAAAGATCTTGCCCACGAGACCAAGGTCCCTCTGGGCGCGACAAGTTCAACCGAAATCACGATTGGCCATAATGTTAGCAGCAAGGACGAAGTCGATCGGGTCATGGAGCTTGCGCGAATAGCGGGAGGAACGATAACGGATCCGGCTCATGATGCTTTCTGGGGCGGGTATTCCGGTCATTTCATGGATCCGGACGGACACCTGTGGGAAGTGGTCTGGAATCCTGCTTGGGCAATCGAAGAGTAG